The nucleotide sequence CTGAACAGTAAGGATGAACAGCAGTCCAAGAGTGATAATAATAGTAGCTGTCGTAAAAAACAGCTTTCTACTTACGCTCATTATTCATCACCAAACCGGTACCCAAAACCGAAGACAGTTTGAATGTATGTAGGAGATGAGGGATCATCTTCAATTTTTTTGCGAATATGGCTAATATGGGCATCGATAGTCCGTTCATCATTCATATACTCATCATCAAGGGCAGTTCGGAGCAGCTGTAAACGACTATACACAACACCTGGCCTAGTAGCTAGAGTCAAGAGGATTTTAAACTCCTTCGGTGTTAGCGCGACCTCAATACCCTTTTTCAATACCTTACGTTTTTCCTCTGAAATCGTTAGACCCTTCCACTCTATCGTTTCTGAATGATTCATAGCTATTGAAGAATCCATTCTTCGTAAGACAGAACGAATACGTGCAGATAGCTCACGAAGGGAGAATGGCTTCGTGATATAATCATCAGCCCCTACCTCTAGTCCAATAATTTTATCCACTTCCTCTGATTTGGCCGTCACCATAATAATTCCTATTGGTCCCATTTTTCTAAGCTCTCGGCATACCTCAATGCCATTCATACCGGGCATCATCCAATCTAAAATAACTAGGTCAGGCTTCTTCATTTTTGCTAAGTTCAAAGCATCTATCCCATTTTGAGCGGTCAGCACTTCAAACCCTTCTAGGGATAGGAAGGATTGCATAAAATCTAGCACTTTACTTTCATCATCGACGAGTAATAGCTTATGGAGCATGTTTTCACCTTCTACATCGAATTTATTACAGAAATCAGAATTTATTAAATTTTGATACTATGATTTTTCTTCATTTTTGATAAATAAAAGCTTTTCTTATTATACCTCTATTTTCTTCCTTAAGTGAAATTCATAACATTCCTAAGCGATCTTCATAGGAATGCAACATCTTTTTGGTAAGCTATCAATAGAACGCAAGGAATGATTGAGACAATTTCAGGAGGTATTGAAATTTATGCTAGAGACGTTGTATGGAATTGAAATTATTCTTTTAGCTGCCCTAGCTGGGGTGTGGACCATTACGGCTATTTTTGCAGCAAATATAAAACATGCTCTCATCCATGAGGGCAAGCTGGACATGTGGAAGCTGTTAACCAGAGTAGGGATACGAGTGGGAATGCTAATTTTTGTATTATGGTTACTCCTACAGCTTTCCATTGTTCTTTTCCTTGGTTGGTTATTTGCTGCAGATCGTATCCTTGTAGCGCTACCCATTTTACTATTAGCGGCATTAGCTGTACTTGTATTTTCTAGGTCTAAAGCAAATCGGATTTCAGGTGCTCAGGAAAAAGAGATGATTCTCCTGCTTGTACCAATCCAAACGATGATGGCTGCATCCTTAGTGTCCAACGCTTTGGTTATGTTTATCATTCCTGCTATCCCACATTGGTTTGATACTATTTATTACTTTTATATTCTTCTCCTTGTAGCTGCTATTCTTTGGCTTTATCAGAGATGGAGCATTAAGTCCATTCGACGTAAAAAACATGGAGTAGTGAAAAGGTTTGTAAAGAATGCTATTATTTTGATGCTGGGTTTTATCGGTGTGGTGACTTGGATGGTAGTAGGGATGGAACTGAGTAAGCTACCTGAAAACATGGAAATGGTGCACCATGACAAAGTAGACTACGGTGGGGGTATCGTTCTTAACGATCATTTTAGTCATGCTGAGCATAGTGAAGAAGCAATAATTTCGGAAACGGAGATGATCTCTGTAACGGACTTAACAGGTCCGCAGGAAGGGCAAGCAGATAAAAGCTTTAAGCTAGAGGCAGCCAAAAAGATGGTCCAGCTTAGCTCAGGAGTTGAGTTTGAAGCTTGGACGTTCAACGGCCAGTTCCCTGGTCCCGAGCTTGTCGTTCAAGAAGGTGATCTTGTTGAAATAAAGCTAGTAAACAAGGATATAGAGGCGGGTGTTACGATCCACTGGCACGGTGTAGATGTACCTAATGCCGAAGACGGTGTAGCTGGTATGACACAAAATGCGGTGAGGCCAGGGGAGACGTATACGTATCGTTTTATTGTAGAGGAAACAGGAAGTCATTGGTACCATTCCCATCAGGTATCTTCCGTTCAAGTACAGAAAGGACTATTCGGAGCGTTTACTATCCTACCGAAGGAAGATAAAGGAGAAGTCATAGATCATTCTATGGAATTGGTTACTTTTGCTCATGAATTTCAAAGTGGCAGAGATATCGTGACGACACTGGGGTTGCTCGACACTTTGGAGCATCATGAAGTAGCTCCTGGCACGAAGGTAAGGCTAAGACTTATGAATAGTAGCAGTAATACCAAACATTATGTTCTACATGGTGTGCCTTATACAGTCGTCGCCATTGATGGATATGATCTTCATGAGCCAGAAGAATTTAGTGGAAAGATGCTGCCTATTGGAGGGGGTGGACGTTATGACGTTGTATTCACTATGCCAGACTCTACTGTTTCTTTAGGTATTAACAAAGATAGCTATACGAATACGATGGCAGGAATCGTTTTTAGTAGTGGGGGACAAGGTGATTTTACGTTAGGTGACGACCGTACCATATTTGATCCTTATTCCTATGGGAGCCCGCTAGAGGGTGCTTTATCTGAATTTACTTCCTTCGATAGACAATTTACTATGGTTCTCGATATGTTTTATATTGGTTTTTATAACGGCAAAATAGGAGCAACTTGGGCCATTAACGGGGAAGTGTTTCCTAATGTGCCCACATTTATGGTGCAGGAAGGGGATGTAGTGAAGACGACTGTAGTGAATCGAACTTTTGCCGATCACCCTATGCACCTGCATGGACATCATATTCATGTTTTAAGTCGAAATGGTAAGTCTTTAACGGGCAGCCCACTTGTGCTAGATACACTTTTAGTTAAGCCAGGTGAAACATATGAGTATGCATTTGTGGCAAATAATCCAGGGCTATGGATGGATCACTGTCACAATTTAGAGCATGCCGCTCTTGGTATGTCTATGCACTTAGCTTATTCAAACGTTACGACCCCATTTGTCCTTGGAGGAAAATATGACAATTATCCAGAATAAGAAAGATAGCAAGCAGTAGCGATATGTGGTTCAATTGAATATCGGGTGTTCGTTCACCCGAATTTATGATGTACAAGATGATCACTACCTACATGTATCATTTTCTACTCTTAATGACTTTAGAGAAGTTAATCTAGAAACAATAATATCTGAAAATAACTTCTCTTTGTCTAATAATGTAGATAATATTACTGTTATTAGACACCGTACTTTCATTCGTCCGAACCAATTTAAATTTACTTTCCTAAATACTTTTACAGAATGTGGAACTGGTGATGGTAGATCATTCTCACCTAGTTCTGGAACATCGAGAACACAAATTAATATAAATGTTGATTGGAATAATAGTACTCATTCATTTTTTAGAGATGCAGCTCCATCAACAAAATATGATTCAGATTGCACTTCGTCTGATACTAGAACAACACCGCTCTAATTAAAAAAGGAGGAACAATATATGATTATTAGAAAGTTATTAGCTTTTATTTTTACTAGTGTTATTGTAACATCTATCTTTGTAACTTTGCATATTATTGACCAGCCTTCAAATAGTTTTTGGGGGTGGTTTTGGTTTATAGGATTTTATTCTGGACTATGGATATTGTTTTACGGAATACCCGTATCAATATTCTCGGACAGGATTACTAAAAGATTTACAAATATAAGAAGATCAATGGCTGCACTTATAACTCATTTATTTTTCGGTATTATAATAACCTTTATTCTTTACTTATTCCAAAATACAACTTTTGATGAATACTGGATTCAGTGGGGGAAGTTGATGTTCATCGCTTCTATTTTATCTTCTTTTGTATTATGGATGATTGATGAAATACTTAGGAAAATAGCTGATTGGGAGAGGATACAAAGTTCATTGTGAATTCAAAAGGTAGATAAAACTATTATTTTTGTAACAGAATCAACAAAGACCTTTTCCTTTAATAGTTACCTACGTTGTTGATGGAGAAGGCATGCGTACAGTGATTTTCTTTGCTGGCTGTCCGCATTTCTGTACAGGGTGCCACAATCATGGAACCAGACGATTGAAGGAAAGAGGGAAGAACATCTGGGCTTATACTGGATATACCCTAGAACAACTGAATTAGGTGGATATTACACTGAATTGCTGAAGTGTTGTGATGTTTTAGTTGATGGGCCATTCATTCTATCTGAACGTGACTTAAGTCTAACCTTTAAGGGGAGCCGTAACCAACGTAATATTCAGTTAAACAAGGTAAAGGAACTGGCTTAGGTCAGTTCCTTTTGGTATACAGATGAGTAGCTACTAAAGTAATCCACACAAAGCCCACAATAAGCATAATACGTTGAACGAGACCACCATACGGAGAGTCATTTTCCCACATCGTCCCAAAAACAAAGAACAGTACTAGCATGACTAAGCCAGTGAGAATACTGTATACGGACCAGCCATGAAGAGTAGATTTAGAAAATCTGCGAGCAAGGACAAAGCAGGCAATTGGAAGAGTAAGGAATACGATTATGCCGAACACATCATGTGCAAAGTGATGCCAACTGCTCCCTTCGGTAATGACTCCGGATGGTGCACCAGCTGGATATCCTTGCATAGGATCCATAACAAAAACCCCTGAAAACAGTAGACTTAATCCAAAAATAGCAATTAGAAAAGGTCCCCACCTT is from Bacillus horti and encodes:
- a CDS encoding DUF998 domain-containing protein; its protein translation is MISNKKHSAPSHSQRLTKFLLGCGIVGSVLFVLIFLLDGATRIDYNPVYHPVSALSLGDRGWLQITNFIAAGLLITAFALGLRRSLFPGHGARWGPFLIAIFGLSLLFSGVFVMDPMQGYPAGAPSGVITEGSSWHHFAHDVFGIIVFLTLPIACFVLARRFSKSTLHGWSVYSILTGLVMLVLFFVFGTMWENDSPYGGLVQRIMLIVGFVWITLVATHLYTKRN
- a CDS encoding response regulator transcription factor, producing the protein MLHKLLLVDDESKVLDFMQSFLSLEGFEVLTAQNGIDALNLAKMKKPDLVILDWMMPGMNGIEVCRELRKMGPIGIIMVTAKSEEVDKIIGLEVGADDYITKPFSLRELSARIRSVLRRMDSSIAMNHSETIEWKGLTISEEKRKVLKKGIEVALTPKEFKILLTLATRPGVVYSRLQLLRTALDDEYMNDERTIDAHISHIRKKIEDDPSSPTYIQTVFGFGYRFGDE
- a CDS encoding multicopper oxidase family protein, translating into MLETLYGIEIILLAALAGVWTITAIFAANIKHALIHEGKLDMWKLLTRVGIRVGMLIFVLWLLLQLSIVLFLGWLFAADRILVALPILLLAALAVLVFSRSKANRISGAQEKEMILLLVPIQTMMAASLVSNALVMFIIPAIPHWFDTIYYFYILLLVAAILWLYQRWSIKSIRRKKHGVVKRFVKNAIILMLGFIGVVTWMVVGMELSKLPENMEMVHHDKVDYGGGIVLNDHFSHAEHSEEAIISETEMISVTDLTGPQEGQADKSFKLEAAKKMVQLSSGVEFEAWTFNGQFPGPELVVQEGDLVEIKLVNKDIEAGVTIHWHGVDVPNAEDGVAGMTQNAVRPGETYTYRFIVEETGSHWYHSHQVSSVQVQKGLFGAFTILPKEDKGEVIDHSMELVTFAHEFQSGRDIVTTLGLLDTLEHHEVAPGTKVRLRLMNSSSNTKHYVLHGVPYTVVAIDGYDLHEPEEFSGKMLPIGGGGRYDVVFTMPDSTVSLGINKDSYTNTMAGIVFSSGGQGDFTLGDDRTIFDPYSYGSPLEGALSEFTSFDRQFTMVLDMFYIGFYNGKIGATWAINGEVFPNVPTFMVQEGDVVKTTVVNRTFADHPMHLHGHHIHVLSRNGKSLTGSPLVLDTLLVKPGETYEYAFVANNPGLWMDHCHNLEHAALGMSMHLAYSNVTTPFVLGGKYDNYPE